One window of Streptomyces sp. NBC_00273 genomic DNA carries:
- a CDS encoding beta-ketoacyl-[acyl-carrier-protein] synthase family protein, with protein MSPTNRTVVVTGIGATTPLGGDSASTWEGLLAGRSGVKPLEGERFAELPVRIAARAAVDPNEVLPRPLARKLDRSAQFAIIAAREAWADAGYTTPAGEETEEGAFVAPERLGTVIASGIGGVTTLLDQYDVLKEKGVRRVSPHTVPMLMPNGPSANVGLEVNAQAGVHTPVSACASGAEAIGYAVEMIRTGRADVVVAGGTEAAIHPLPIAAFANMMAMSKNNENPEQASRPYDKARDGFVLGEGAGVIVLESAEHAAARGARVYCEVLGQGLSADSHHIAQPEPTGRGVAAAVQNLLDNTGLDPAELVHLNAHATSTPQGDTAELKALRKVLGDDLDHIAISATKSMTGHLLGGAGGIETVATVLALYHRLAPPTINIDDLDEDIDADIVVGEPRKLPADGPISAINNSFGFGGHNVTLAFRTV; from the coding sequence GTGAGCCCGACCAATCGCACCGTGGTCGTCACCGGTATCGGCGCAACCACTCCGCTGGGTGGCGACAGCGCTTCGACCTGGGAAGGTCTGCTTGCCGGCCGTTCCGGCGTCAAGCCCCTGGAGGGCGAGCGCTTCGCCGAACTCCCGGTACGCATCGCCGCTCGGGCCGCCGTCGACCCGAACGAGGTCCTGCCCCGGCCGCTGGCCCGCAAGCTGGACCGCTCGGCGCAGTTCGCCATCATCGCGGCCCGCGAAGCGTGGGCCGACGCCGGTTACACCACCCCGGCCGGCGAAGAGACGGAAGAAGGCGCCTTCGTCGCGCCCGAGCGTCTGGGCACCGTGATCGCCTCCGGCATCGGCGGTGTCACCACCCTGCTCGACCAGTACGACGTACTGAAGGAAAAGGGCGTGCGCCGGGTCTCCCCGCACACCGTCCCCATGCTCATGCCGAACGGCCCGTCGGCCAACGTCGGCCTCGAGGTCAACGCCCAGGCGGGCGTGCACACTCCCGTCAGCGCCTGCGCGTCCGGCGCCGAGGCCATCGGCTACGCCGTCGAGATGATCCGCACCGGCCGTGCCGACGTGGTCGTCGCCGGCGGCACCGAGGCGGCGATCCACCCGCTGCCGATCGCCGCGTTCGCCAACATGATGGCGATGTCCAAGAACAACGAGAACCCCGAGCAGGCCTCCCGTCCGTACGACAAGGCCCGTGACGGCTTCGTACTGGGCGAGGGCGCGGGCGTCATCGTCCTGGAGTCCGCCGAGCACGCCGCTGCGCGCGGCGCCCGGGTCTACTGCGAGGTGCTGGGCCAGGGTCTGTCCGCGGACAGCCACCACATCGCGCAGCCGGAGCCGACCGGCCGCGGCGTCGCGGCCGCGGTGCAGAACCTGCTCGACAACACCGGTCTGGACCCGGCCGAGCTGGTCCACCTGAACGCGCACGCCACGTCGACCCCGCAGGGTGACACGGCCGAGCTGAAGGCCCTGCGCAAGGTGCTGGGCGACGACCTCGACCACATCGCGATCTCCGCGACCAAGTCGATGACGGGTCACCTGCTGGGCGGCGCGGGCGGTATCGAGACCGTCGCGACCGTGCTGGCGCTGTACCACCGGCTGGCCCCGCCGACGATCAACATCGACGACCTCGACGAGGACATCGACGCGGACATCGTCGTCG
- a CDS encoding acyl carrier protein, which produces MAATQEEIVEGLAEIVNEIAGIPTEDVAIEKSFTDDLDVDSLSMVEVVVAAEERFDVKIPDEDVKNLKTVGDAADYILKHQA; this is translated from the coding sequence ATGGCCGCCACGCAGGAAGAGATCGTCGAGGGTCTCGCGGAGATCGTCAACGAGATCGCCGGCATCCCCACCGAGGACGTCGCGATCGAGAAGTCCTTCACCGACGACCTGGACGTCGACTCGCTCTCCATGGTCGAGGTCGTCGTCGCCGCCGAAGAGCGCTTCGACGTCAAGATCCCGGACGAGGACGTCAAGAACCTCAAGACGGTCGGCGACGCCGCTGACTACATCCTGAAGCACCAGGCCTGA
- a CDS encoding ketoacyl-ACP synthase III — MSKIKPAKGSPYARILGVGGYRPTRVVPNEVILETIDSSDEWIRSRSGIATRHWASPQETVSAMSVEASGKALADAGVAPEQIGAVIVSTVSHFKQTPAVATEIAHRIGAGKPAAFDISAGCAGFGYGLTLAKGLVVEGSAEYVLVIGVERLSDLTDLEDRATAFLFGDGAGAVVVGPSDEPAIGPTVWGSEGDKSETIKQTVPWDEYLGKDGGEKFPAITQEGQAVFRWAVFEMAKVAQQALDAAGITADDLDVFIPHQANMRIIDSMVKTLKLPEHVTVARDVETTGNTSAASIPLAMERLLATGAAKSGDTALVIGFGAGLVYAATVVTLP, encoded by the coding sequence ATGTCCAAGATCAAGCCGGCCAAGGGCTCCCCTTACGCCCGCATCCTCGGTGTCGGCGGCTACCGCCCGACCCGTGTGGTGCCCAACGAGGTCATCCTCGAGACCATCGATTCGTCCGACGAGTGGATCCGCTCCCGCTCGGGCATCGCGACCCGGCACTGGGCCTCGCCCCAGGAGACCGTCTCCGCGATGTCGGTGGAGGCCTCGGGGAAGGCGCTGGCCGATGCCGGTGTCGCCCCGGAGCAGATCGGTGCCGTGATCGTCTCGACGGTCTCGCACTTCAAGCAGACCCCGGCCGTCGCGACCGAGATCGCGCACCGGATCGGCGCGGGCAAGCCCGCCGCCTTCGACATCTCCGCCGGCTGTGCCGGATTCGGCTACGGCCTGACCCTGGCCAAGGGTCTGGTGGTGGAAGGTTCCGCGGAGTACGTCCTCGTCATCGGCGTGGAGCGGCTCTCGGACCTGACCGACCTGGAGGACCGCGCGACGGCCTTCCTGTTCGGTGACGGCGCCGGCGCCGTGGTCGTCGGTCCCTCGGACGAGCCGGCCATCGGCCCCACGGTGTGGGGTTCGGAGGGCGACAAGTCCGAGACGATCAAGCAGACCGTGCCGTGGGACGAGTACCTCGGCAAGGACGGCGGCGAAAAGTTTCCGGCCATCACCCAGGAGGGTCAGGCGGTCTTCCGCTGGGCCGTCTTCGAGATGGCCAAGGTGGCCCAGCAGGCGCTCGACGCGGCCGGGATCACCGCGGACGACCTGGACGTCTTCATTCCGCACCAGGCGAACATGCGGATCATCGATTCGATGGTGAAGACTCTGAAGCTGCCGGAGCACGTCACGGTCGCCCGTGACGTGGAGACCACCGGCAACACCTCGGCCGCCTCGATTCCGCTCGCTATGGAGCGGCTCCTGGCGACCGGAGCGGCGAAGAGCGGCGACACCGCGCTCGTCATCGGCTTCGGGGCGGGACTCGTCTACGCCGCGACGGTCGTTACCCTCCCCTAG
- a CDS encoding ACP S-malonyltransferase: MRVLVLVAPGQGAQTPGFLTPWLELPGAADRVAAWSDAIELDLAHYGTDADADAIRDTAVAQPLLVAAGLLSASALASPAAFGAVAGHSVGEITAAAYAGVLSEADALSFVRTRGLGMAEAAAVTETGMAAVLGGDRDVVVAHLEKLGLTPANINGAGQIVAAGTMEQIAALEADKPEGSMKVVALKVAGAFHTHHMAPAVATLEKAAEALTPADPALKYVSNKDGLVVATGADVVARLVGQVANPVRWDLCMETFAELGVTGIIELCPGGTLTGLAKRALKGVPTVALKTPDDLDKAAALVAELTV, encoded by the coding sequence GTGAGGGTGCTCGTACTCGTCGCTCCCGGCCAAGGCGCTCAGACGCCCGGCTTCTTGACTCCCTGGCTCGAACTTCCCGGTGCCGCTGACCGCGTCGCCGCGTGGTCGGACGCCATCGAGCTGGACCTTGCCCACTACGGCACGGACGCAGACGCAGACGCGATCCGCGACACGGCCGTGGCCCAGCCCCTGCTCGTCGCCGCGGGCCTGCTGTCCGCGTCCGCGCTCGCTTCCCCGGCCGCCTTCGGCGCCGTCGCAGGCCACAGCGTCGGTGAGATCACCGCCGCCGCCTACGCCGGCGTGCTGTCCGAGGCCGACGCGCTGTCGTTCGTCCGGACCCGCGGTCTGGGGATGGCCGAGGCCGCCGCCGTCACCGAGACCGGCATGGCCGCGGTCCTCGGCGGTGACCGTGACGTGGTCGTCGCACACCTGGAGAAGCTGGGCCTGACGCCCGCCAACATCAACGGCGCGGGTCAGATCGTGGCCGCCGGCACGATGGAGCAGATCGCCGCTCTGGAGGCCGACAAGCCCGAAGGCTCCATGAAGGTCGTCGCCCTCAAGGTCGCGGGCGCGTTCCACACGCACCACATGGCCCCTGCGGTCGCCACGCTGGAGAAGGCCGCCGAGGCCCTCACCCCGGCGGACCCGGCGCTGAAGTACGTCTCGAACAAGGACGGCCTCGTCGTCGCCACGGGCGCCGACGTCGTCGCCCGCCTGGTCGGTCAGGTCGCCAACCCGGTCCGCTGGGACCTGTGCATGGAGACGTTCGCCGAGCTGGGCGTCACGGGGATCATCGAGCTCTGCCCCGGTGGCACCCTGACGGGTCTGGCCAAGCGCGCGCTCAAGGGCGTACCGACCGTGGCTCTGAAGACCCCGGACGATCTCGACAAGGCCGCGGCGCTCGTCGCCGAACTGACGGTCTGA
- a CDS encoding PucR family transcriptional regulator, translating into MPQPEREHSPAPHAAHPVPAHPHTATLRRLEKSAGRLAANAIARMDETLPWYRAMPPENRSWIGLVAQAGIAAFTEWFRHPETPQAISTDVFGTAPRELTRAITLRQTVEMVRTTIEVMEAAIEEVAAPGDESILREALLVYAREIAFATAQVYAQAAEARGAWDARLESLVVNAVLSGEADEGALSRAAALGWNSPEHVCVVLGTAPEGDSELTVEAIRRAARHHKLQVLTGVLGDRLVVIAGGSDNPIQVAKSLIGPFAAGPVVAGPVVSDLLNATKSAQAAAAGLKACTAWQDAPRPVLADDLLPERAIASDPAARDQLVEEIYRPLEEAGSALLETLSVYLEQASSLEGAARMLFVHPNTVRYRLRRVTDVTGWSPSDVRSAFTLRIALILGRLADGDAQS; encoded by the coding sequence GTGCCCCAACCCGAACGTGAGCATTCGCCCGCCCCACATGCCGCGCATCCCGTGCCCGCCCATCCGCACACCGCGACGCTCCGCCGACTGGAGAAGTCCGCGGGTCGGCTGGCCGCCAACGCGATCGCGCGCATGGACGAGACCCTGCCGTGGTACCGGGCCATGCCGCCCGAGAACCGGTCCTGGATCGGCCTGGTCGCCCAGGCCGGCATCGCCGCGTTCACGGAGTGGTTCAGGCACCCGGAGACCCCGCAGGCCATCTCCACCGATGTCTTCGGGACGGCTCCGCGCGAGCTGACCCGGGCGATCACCCTGCGCCAGACCGTCGAGATGGTCCGCACGACGATCGAGGTCATGGAGGCCGCGATCGAGGAGGTCGCGGCCCCGGGCGACGAGTCGATCCTGCGCGAGGCGCTGCTGGTGTACGCCCGGGAGATCGCCTTCGCGACCGCCCAGGTGTACGCGCAGGCCGCCGAGGCGCGCGGGGCCTGGGACGCCCGGCTGGAGTCCCTGGTCGTCAACGCGGTGCTGTCCGGCGAGGCGGACGAGGGTGCGCTGTCCCGGGCGGCGGCGCTGGGCTGGAACTCCCCGGAGCACGTGTGCGTGGTGCTCGGCACCGCGCCGGAGGGCGACAGCGAGCTGACGGTCGAGGCGATCCGGCGCGCGGCCCGTCACCACAAGCTCCAGGTCCTCACCGGTGTGCTCGGGGACCGGCTGGTCGTCATCGCGGGTGGTAGCGACAACCCGATCCAGGTGGCCAAGTCGTTGATCGGACCGTTCGCGGCGGGTCCGGTGGTCGCCGGACCGGTGGTGTCCGACCTGCTGAACGCAACGAAGTCGGCGCAGGCCGCGGCGGCCGGGCTGAAAGCGTGCACGGCCTGGCAGGATGCCCCTCGGCCGGTCCTGGCGGACGATCTCCTGCCGGAACGCGCCATCGCCTCCGATCCCGCCGCCAGGGATCAGCTGGTGGAGGAGATCTACAGACCACTGGAGGAGGCGGGGTCCGCACTGCTGGAGACCCTGAGCGTCTACCTGGAGCAGGCGAGCAGCCTGGAAGGGGCGGCGCGGATGCTGTTCGTGCACCCCAACACGGTGCGCTACCGGCTACGACGTGTGACCGACGTCACCGGATGGTCTCCTTCTGATGTCCGCTCGGCGTTCACTCTGCGAATCGCCCTGATTCTCGGGCGTCTGGCTGACGGCGACGCCCAGTCCTAG